A stretch of Pseudorhodobacter turbinis DNA encodes these proteins:
- a CDS encoding type I polyketide synthase, whose translation MAVNNVEPGGNDIAIVGMAAHFPGAESVAQYWSNLAAGVESVRHLTQEELLAAGESPARMRHRNYVPAAAPLEGFDRFDAEFFGFSPKEAAILDPQHRQFLEVSWEALEHAGHPPENFPGNIGVYGGCGMGSYFYFNLCTNPDLVENTGMFLLRHTGNDKDFLTTRVSHIFDLKGPSINIQTACSTSLVAVHYAVESLLVGECDMALAGGVTVVLPQGQGYVFNEGEILSPDGHCHAFDASAQGTVFGSGAGVVVLRRAVDAVRDGDHIWAIIKGSAVNNDGAAKAGYLAPSVDGQARVIADAQAVAGVTADTIDYVECHGTGTFLGDPIEVAALTEAFAQTTDETGFCRIGSVKTNIGHLDTAAGVASLIKTSLALHHGKIPPSLNFTAPNPSIDFDASPFRVNDRLTDWSRRKGPRRAGVNALGVGGTNAHVILQEAPPRAPSDPSDWPFQLLAISAKSKAALDGQAKALAAHLRAHPEQPLADVAWTLKQGRRAFEHRRVIVAETHDAAADLLENADPRRIWSHAALDAPDVVFMFPGGGAQFAGMARDLYQTEPEFADWMDRGLSVLPSEIDHLIRTLWLAEPGTEAAANEALKRPSIQLPLIMITEYALAKLYQSWGVEPAALVGHSMGENTAACLAGVLSFEDCIGLVHLRGTLFDTIPKGGMLSIPLNEAEIRPLMTADLDVASVNAPGLCVVSGPDASLDALAGRLADQEVECQRVAIDIAAHSRMLEPVLARFGDYLRSIPLHAPQLPIISNTTGQALTAAQATSPDYWVAHLRNTVNFAACMETLKAPDRVFMEMGPGRSMSSLAQANGVSAAQVVPALRHPEQVMPDDQWHLATIGRLWACGVDVDWSQVWGDASRHRVPLPTYAFQRNQYFIEPGTEAAAAPDLPMRLDDVADWGWQPHWRPRAVDTDFDVEAGFEDQPPQTWLVFMDAGGLAEAAFAPLIAAGHSVIPVRTGDAFGPDGKGGYRLAPEQGRDGYATMLRDLISEGRTPTRIAHFWLVTAQETFRPGSSFFHRNVEQGFYALMFLGQALAEENLAEPPHITVFTNGAAQVRAEGLAYPEKAMVAGPAMIIPREVSGVTCSTCDLVLPAIPRRGKADFAALLPQVQEELFAAPANTVAALRGAKRLEKSIKPAALPDAGFDMPIGAPVLFTGGLGGISLTLAEKLITEHGAKIALISRHALPDVDQWPVYLAKLGPTDPTAQRIMAIQRLQALGDVAVFAADVTNTQEMRTAVGRITERFGPIHTVIHAAGVIDDGPLLGKSPAGVEGVFAPKLHGTKVLEDIFPDGSIARLVLFSSTSTVTGPLGQVDYVAANEYLNAYAQARKGGKTQVTALNWGIWADVGMAANALAGPASAPQEPIEAQMLDAAGFDAVGHRQFTAHLGLDRWILDGHRTKDGHALVPGTGYLEMAAEAMAYQGQPRFEVRDLYFFRPLDVPDIRATLAQTDEGYEFALRSAVDSGGRKGWQLNAQARLLPLAQNAPVIDPAAIIERCGELQTGPLRSPQEAHLIFGARWHVLDAQVYGRGEGLACLSLPPEYMAEAGPWHLHPALMDLATGWAMGLIGGYRPDHLWVPVSYRKVRVYDRLPAQIVSWVRAGAANHVNDPTAVFDVTLADPLGNVIVEIEGFTIRRMDGGLSFAAPDPRDLTFDDAPKRQRSAAEERFAHNLSQGIPSQLGAEAFGRALSLNVPQVIVSSMELPKLVAQAQQVEPSTPKGQSFARPDLNSDYVAPRNDVERTLTGFWQDLLGVDQVGVEDDFFALGGHSLIAVRLFAMVRKAYRVDFPISVLFEAPTIAACAALIEERIGPQDSPEQAEEPKRRFTHVVTMHEGNGGSKAPLFLVAGMFGNVLNLRHLAQLIGAERPFYGLQARGLYGDAPPHNTIQEAAADCIAELRQVQPHGPYFLGGFSGGGLTAWDMARQLEAQGEKVALLVLLDTPLPLRPSLSSIDKAYIKLAELRKHGPDYVIDWARSRWEWERSKHNAPDADAEGTFHNVAIEAAFRTALPQFPLLLRKGRTVLFRPPLDRHWAVSNGQWVSRAKEYVYPDNDLTRFAPALEVIEVPGDHDSMVLEPNVRVMAAALRKVIANSETADESASE comes from the coding sequence ATGGCAGTAAATAACGTAGAGCCTGGTGGAAATGACATTGCGATTGTCGGAATGGCAGCACATTTTCCGGGAGCAGAGTCCGTTGCGCAATATTGGTCCAACCTTGCGGCAGGCGTTGAAAGCGTTCGTCACCTGACACAAGAGGAGTTGCTTGCGGCAGGCGAAAGCCCCGCCCGTATGCGCCACCGCAACTATGTTCCTGCCGCCGCCCCGCTGGAAGGTTTCGACCGGTTCGACGCAGAGTTTTTTGGCTTCTCTCCGAAAGAGGCCGCCATCCTTGACCCCCAGCACCGCCAGTTTCTAGAGGTTTCATGGGAGGCGTTGGAACATGCCGGCCACCCGCCAGAAAATTTTCCGGGCAATATCGGTGTTTATGGTGGCTGCGGCATGGGCAGCTATTTTTATTTCAACCTGTGTACGAACCCCGACTTGGTCGAGAATACCGGCATGTTCCTGTTGCGACACACTGGCAACGACAAGGATTTTCTGACCACACGCGTCAGCCATATTTTCGACCTCAAAGGCCCGAGCATCAATATTCAGACCGCGTGTTCCACCTCCCTTGTGGCGGTGCATTACGCGGTTGAATCCCTGTTGGTCGGTGAATGTGATATGGCGCTGGCTGGTGGGGTTACCGTCGTGCTGCCGCAAGGGCAGGGCTATGTCTTTAATGAGGGTGAGATCCTGTCGCCTGACGGGCATTGCCATGCGTTTGATGCCTCTGCTCAGGGCACGGTATTTGGGTCCGGTGCCGGGGTGGTTGTGCTGCGCCGTGCGGTGGATGCTGTGCGTGATGGCGATCATATCTGGGCCATCATTAAGGGTTCTGCTGTCAATAACGACGGCGCGGCAAAGGCCGGCTATCTGGCCCCATCAGTTGACGGGCAGGCACGTGTGATCGCCGATGCCCAAGCCGTTGCGGGTGTGACGGCCGATACCATCGACTATGTTGAATGTCACGGCACCGGCACCTTCCTTGGTGACCCGATTGAGGTTGCCGCCCTGACCGAAGCCTTTGCACAAACCACGGATGAGACCGGATTTTGCCGCATAGGTTCGGTGAAAACCAATATCGGCCATCTGGATACGGCGGCGGGTGTGGCCAGCCTGATCAAGACCAGCCTCGCGCTGCATCACGGTAAAATCCCGCCAAGCCTGAACTTTACCGCACCAAATCCGTCGATTGATTTTGATGCCTCGCCCTTCCGCGTCAACGATAGGCTGACCGATTGGTCACGTCGCAAAGGGCCGCGCCGTGCGGGCGTCAATGCCTTGGGTGTTGGCGGCACCAATGCGCATGTAATCTTGCAAGAGGCCCCGCCCCGCGCCCCGTCAGACCCCAGTGATTGGCCGTTCCAACTGCTTGCGATCTCCGCCAAATCCAAAGCCGCGCTGGACGGGCAGGCCAAGGCCCTCGCCGCCCATCTGCGCGCGCATCCTGAACAACCGCTTGCCGATGTGGCGTGGACCCTGAAACAAGGCCGCCGCGCTTTTGAGCATCGCCGTGTGATCGTCGCCGAGACCCATGATGCCGCCGCCGACCTGCTAGAAAACGCTGATCCCCGCCGGATCTGGAGCCATGCCGCGCTGGATGCACCTGACGTCGTCTTTATGTTCCCCGGTGGCGGCGCGCAATTCGCGGGCATGGCGCGCGATCTTTACCAGACAGAGCCTGAATTTGCCGATTGGATGGACCGTGGCCTTTCGGTTTTGCCGTCGGAAATCGATCACCTCATCCGCACCCTCTGGCTTGCGGAGCCGGGCACAGAGGCGGCGGCAAATGAGGCGCTAAAGCGGCCCTCTATCCAGTTGCCTTTGATTATGATTACCGAATACGCCTTGGCGAAACTCTACCAGTCTTGGGGGGTGGAGCCTGCCGCTTTGGTCGGCCATTCGATGGGCGAAAACACGGCGGCTTGTCTTGCGGGTGTTCTTAGCTTTGAGGATTGCATCGGCTTGGTGCATCTGCGCGGCACCTTGTTCGATACCATTCCCAAGGGCGGTATGCTGTCCATCCCGCTGAATGAGGCAGAGATCCGTCCCCTGATGACCGCCGATCTGGATGTGGCAAGTGTTAACGCCCCGGGGCTGTGCGTGGTGTCCGGCCCTGACGCGTCCCTTGACGCGCTTGCGGGAAGGCTTGCCGACCAAGAGGTGGAATGCCAGCGGGTCGCAATTGATATCGCCGCCCATTCGCGCATGCTGGAGCCGGTTCTGGCGCGATTTGGTGATTATCTGCGGTCGATACCGCTCCATGCGCCACAGCTGCCGATTATCTCCAATACGACCGGGCAGGCGTTGACGGCTGCACAAGCCACAAGCCCCGACTATTGGGTGGCCCATCTGCGTAATACGGTGAATTTTGCCGCCTGTATGGAGACGCTCAAAGCCCCTGACCGCGTCTTTATGGAGATGGGTCCGGGGCGCTCAATGTCGTCACTGGCGCAAGCGAACGGGGTTTCTGCCGCGCAGGTTGTCCCTGCATTGCGCCACCCCGAACAAGTCATGCCGGATGATCAATGGCATCTCGCCACCATCGGGCGGCTTTGGGCCTGTGGGGTGGATGTGGATTGGTCGCAGGTCTGGGGGGATGCGTCGCGCCACCGTGTGCCGCTGCCCACCTACGCCTTTCAGCGCAATCAATATTTCATCGAACCGGGGACAGAGGCCGCCGCCGCCCCGGATCTGCCGATGCGCCTTGATGATGTGGCCGACTGGGGCTGGCAGCCGCATTGGCGTCCCCGTGCTGTGGATACCGATTTTGATGTCGAGGCGGGGTTTGAGGACCAGCCGCCCCAAACGTGGCTGGTGTTTATGGATGCGGGTGGCTTGGCCGAAGCGGCCTTTGCCCCGCTGATTGCGGCCGGTCATAGCGTCATTCCGGTGCGGACAGGGGATGCTTTTGGCCCTGATGGCAAGGGTGGCTACCGCCTTGCGCCGGAACAGGGCCGCGACGGCTATGCGACAATGCTGCGGGATCTGATCTCTGAGGGGCGCACACCAACCCGTATCGCGCATTTCTGGCTGGTCACGGCGCAAGAGACCTTCCGTCCCGGTTCCAGCTTTTTTCACCGCAATGTGGAGCAAGGCTTTTATGCGTTGATGTTCTTGGGGCAGGCATTGGCCGAGGAAAACCTTGCCGAGCCGCCGCATATAACGGTCTTTACCAATGGGGCCGCGCAGGTTCGTGCTGAGGGGCTTGCCTATCCCGAAAAGGCGATGGTTGCAGGGCCTGCAATGATCATCCCGCGCGAGGTGTCAGGCGTTACCTGTTCCACCTGTGATCTGGTGCTGCCCGCGATTCCGCGACGGGGCAAAGCAGATTTTGCGGCACTCTTGCCCCAAGTGCAAGAGGAGCTTTTTGCAGCACCCGCCAATACGGTGGCCGCCCTGCGAGGTGCGAAACGGTTGGAGAAGTCCATCAAACCCGCCGCCTTGCCGGATGCCGGTTTTGATATGCCCATCGGCGCGCCGGTTTTGTTTACGGGCGGTTTGGGCGGTATCAGCCTGACGCTTGCGGAAAAGCTGATCACCGAACACGGTGCAAAGATTGCCCTGATTTCCCGCCACGCGCTGCCCGATGTTGACCAATGGCCGGTCTATCTGGCCAAGCTCGGCCCAACTGACCCCACCGCGCAGCGCATCATGGCCATACAGCGGCTTCAGGCGCTGGGTGATGTTGCGGTTTTTGCGGCTGATGTGACCAATACGCAGGAAATGCGAACTGCGGTAGGACGGATCACAGAAAGATTTGGCCCCATTCATACGGTCATCCATGCGGCGGGCGTGATTGATGACGGCCCGCTTTTGGGCAAGTCGCCTGCGGGGGTTGAAGGTGTATTCGCGCCAAAACTGCATGGAACCAAAGTGTTGGAAGATATATTCCCTGACGGGTCCATCGCGCGGCTTGTGCTGTTCTCCTCGACCTCTACCGTTACCGGGCCTTTGGGGCAGGTGGATTATGTGGCCGCCAATGAATATCTCAACGCTTATGCGCAGGCGCGCAAAGGCGGCAAGACCCAAGTGACCGCGCTGAATTGGGGCATATGGGCAGATGTCGGCATGGCGGCCAATGCGCTTGCCGGTCCTGCCTCGGCACCACAAGAACCGATAGAGGCGCAAATGCTGGATGCGGCGGGCTTTGACGCGGTCGGCCATCGCCAGTTTACCGCCCATCTGGGGCTGGATCGCTGGATTTTGGATGGCCACCGCACTAAAGACGGCCATGCGTTGGTGCCCGGCACCGGCTATTTGGAGATGGCGGCAGAGGCGATGGCCTACCAAGGCCAGCCGAGGTTTGAGGTGCGCGATCTCTATTTCTTCCGCCCGCTCGACGTGCCGGATATTCGCGCGACATTGGCCCAGACCGATGAAGGGTATGAGTTTGCGCTGCGTTCTGCCGTGGACTCTGGCGGGCGCAAAGGCTGGCAGTTGAATGCGCAGGCACGATTGTTACCACTGGCGCAGAACGCACCCGTCATTGACCCAGCCGCCATCATCGAGCGCTGCGGAGAATTGCAGACAGGCCCGCTGCGTTCACCGCAAGAGGCACATCTGATCTTTGGGGCGCGTTGGCATGTGCTGGATGCGCAGGTTTACGGACGTGGCGAAGGCCTTGCCTGCCTTAGCTTACCGCCTGAATACATGGCGGAGGCAGGGCCGTGGCATCTGCATCCGGCGCTGATGGATCTGGCGACCGGCTGGGCGATGGGGCTGATTGGCGGCTACCGGCCTGATCACCTTTGGGTTCCGGTGTCTTATCGTAAGGTCAGGGTTTACGACCGCTTACCTGCACAGATTGTGTCATGGGTGCGTGCTGGGGCGGCGAACCACGTCAATGATCCGACTGCGGTATTCGATGTTACGCTGGCGGATCCGTTGGGCAATGTGATCGTTGAAATCGAAGGCTTCACCATCCGCCGCATGGACGGGGGGCTGTCCTTTGCCGCGCCCGATCCGCGCGATCTGACATTTGACGACGCGCCCAAACGGCAACGCTCTGCGGCAGAGGAACGGTTTGCGCATAACCTGTCGCAGGGTATCCCGTCGCAGCTTGGCGCCGAGGCGTTCGGTCGCGCCCTGTCGCTGAATGTGCCGCAAGTTATCGTTTCCTCGATGGAGTTGCCCAAGCTGGTCGCACAGGCGCAGCAGGTGGAGCCAAGTACCCCCAAGGGCCAAAGCTTTGCGCGGCCGGATTTGAACAGCGATTACGTGGCCCCCCGAAACGATGTGGAACGTACCCTCACCGGCTTTTGGCAGGACTTGCTTGGCGTTGATCAGGTCGGGGTGGAGGATGACTTTTTCGCCCTTGGTGGCCATTCCCTGATTGCGGTGCGCCTTTTCGCGATGGTGCGCAAAGCCTACCGCGTGGACTTCCCGATTTCCGTGTTGTTTGAGGCCCCTACAATCGCCGCCTGCGCCGCCTTGATTGAGGAGCGTATCGGCCCGCAGGATAGCCCCGAGCAGGCAGAGGAACCCAAGCGTCGCTTTACCCATGTGGTCACGATGCATGAAGGGAATGGCGGGTCAAAGGCGCCGCTGTTCCTTGTGGCGGGCATGTTCGGCAACGTGTTGAACCTGCGCCATCTTGCGCAGCTGATCGGCGCTGAACGTCCGTTCTACGGTCTTCAGGCGCGCGGCCTTTATGGCGATGCGCCGCCCCATAACACGATCCAAGAGGCAGCGGCGGATTGCATCGCCGAGCTGCGTCAAGTTCAACCGCATGGGCCGTACTTTCTGGGCGGCTTCTCGGGCGGTGGTTTGACCGCTTGGGATATGGCGCGGCAGCTTGAGGCGCAGGGGGAAAAGGTCGCCCTCCTAGTCTTGCTCGACACACCTTTGCCGTTGCGGCCCAGCCTGTCCAGCATCGACAAGGCCTATATCAAACTGGCGGAGCTACGAAAGCATGGCCCCGACTATGTGATCGATTGGGCGCGCTCTCGTTGGGAATGGGAGCGGAGCAAGCATAACGCCCCTGACGCCGATGCCGAAGGGACCTTTCATAATGTTGCGATTGAGGCTGCTTTCCGTACCGCCCTGCCGCAATTCCCTTTGCTGCTGCGCAAGGGGCGTACCGTGCTGTTCCGTCCGCCGCTTGACCGGCATTGGGCGGTTAGCAACGGCCAATGGGTCAGCCGTGCCAAAGAGTACGTCTATCCCGATAACGACCTCACCCGCTTTGCGCCCGCATTGGAAGTTATCGAGGTGCCGGGCGACCATGACAGCATGGTGCTGGAACCGAATGTCCGCGTGATGGCCGCTGCCTTGCGCAAGGTGATTGCAAATTCAGAGACCGCAGATGAATCTGCGTCGGAGTAA